A window of the Hemitrygon akajei chromosome 22, sHemAka1.3, whole genome shotgun sequence genome harbors these coding sequences:
- the LOC140714940 gene encoding small ubiquitin-related modifier 2 → MADEKPKDVLKSENDHINLKVAGQDGSVVQFKIKKHTPLSKLMKAYCERQGLAIRQIRFRFDGQPINETDTPAQLEMEDEDTIDVFQQQTGGHY, encoded by the exons ATGGCGGACGAAAAGCCTAAG GATGTGCTGAAATCAGAAAATGACCACATTAACCTAAAGGTGGCAGGCCAAGATGGTTCAGTTGTGCAGTTCAAAATCAAAAAGCATACACCGCTAAGCAAACTGATGAAAGCATACTGTGAACGCCAG GGGTTGGCAATTCGACAGATCAGATTCCGATTTGATGGACAGCCAATTAATGAAACAGACACGCCTGCACAG TTGGAGATGGAAGATGAGGACACGATTGATGTATTTCAGCAGCAAACTGGAGGCCATTACTGA